TTCCTAAGTAAGtgttttgttattatttaacTGAGAAGACTGGAAATGAGGCCTGGACCAGCTAGAATTCCTCCTcgtccttctgctgctgctgcaaaaacaaaaaagaccttAGAAACCATCTGCAGGCCTCTAGAGATAGGTGATCTTCCCTGGTATCAAAGCTGTCAGGTAAGCCTGGTTTTTTATTCCCAGGACAAACCTGACTTGTACAACCCTGGCTGAGGAAGCTCTTGAGCACCTTGTTCTGCTGTACCAGGACAGCAGACAGATAACCTTTCTTTTGCACCTCCCAGTCTGCACAACTGTCCAAGATGTGGTGGAGAGTGGAGCAACACACCTACACAGAGTCTTCTAACAGAGACGGCCGGCAAGCCAGGTTTCAGTGTACACCTCCCCAAAATGCTTTTGAGTGAGTCACATCAGCAATGTTACTCTTCCCTTTGGGTTTGACTCCTGCATACACCACAGTTTCCTGCACAGTGATTGTTCATTTGCAGAAGGCCTCAACATCATGATGTCGGGTCATGAAGAATTAAAttggcagggttttttttcagttgtgacAATCATACTTACTTGCATGGACCCTGTGGAGTGCATGAAGCATGCACTGTGTCTTTTTGAGTGGCTTTGTGCTTCTTCCATGTCTGATTACCTCTGATGCCCCCTCAAAATGCTCTGTCTAAAAAGCCCTGGGTTCACTTGCCACTACCATTTGACAAAAATATAACTACAAGCTTTGTTTCGTCTTGTCCTCTTTACCTACCTTCCCAGTTctgacattaaaacaaaaactagGTGGCAGCAGAGCAAAATTCTCACTTGACTCACTTATGTAGGATATATACAGTCTTATGCCAGCAATTCAAGGAATTAAAGGGTCAATAGCAGCAATGTCATTAGGAAAAACCAGAATATTTCAATATTGCTGATTTATTTAACATCAGCTTTTACCTTTATGTTAGTAGCAGTACgcctttcttctttcaggaAGTCCTATTTTTATTCTCTGGGGTGATAAGGATGGTAAAACACTGGCTTGCCCAGACAGGTGGtggatgcgccatccctggagacattcaaggccaggctggatgtggttttgagcaacctgatctagttgaagatgtccctgctcactgcagggaaggttggactagatgggcTTtgaagctcccttccaacccaaactattctatgatgacAATGCACTGCATGTAGAAAATGAGTCTATTTGGAACTGCAACATTTGACAGCTGAGGGCTGAAGAGAGAAAGGTCCTGAGACTGCAGTTACTGAAACACACATCTGAGTCGGAGTTGAGTAGGTATGCTTTGCTGAGAACATGTCAACCGAGAGAAGGAGCACAGAAATTAAACAAGATACAAAGCAGGAGTTCAAGACAGAAAGAGGTACGCCTCCTCAGCTCCAAGGGTTAGCTCAATCTTTTTATAACGGGATGATgtacagagccacaaagatgattaagggagtggaacatctcccttatgaggagaggctgagggagctgggtctctttagcttggagaagaggagactgaggggtgacctcatcaatgtttacaaatatgtaaagggtaggtgtcaggatgatggagctaggcttttttcagtgatatccagtgataggacaaggggcaatgggtgtaaactggagcataggaagttccacgttaacatcaggaagaacttctttactgtaagagtgacagagcactggaacaggttgcccaggggggttgtggagtctcctacactggtgATATTccaggcccgcctggacaagttcctgtgtgatgtattgtaggttaccctgctcttgcagggaggctggactagatgatcttttgaggtcccttccaacccttgggattctgtgattctgtgattctgtgatgtacAATCTGCCATTTCATTTAGCACTTCTTAGAaggtttcatctttttcttttccctggaCTAGAATCCTGTCTGCTCCATGTTGCAAAAGTAATCGTGTCATATGATAACGTCCTGGAAACAGAGTTTGAAGATCATTCAACAAAGACTCAGGTAACAGCAAAGGCTTGAGTAATTCATGttcaaaaatatttagttttCAGATGTTCATTATATGTGTTAAATTCTTGGTTACAAAAGGATTGTAACATACAACATCACCGTGACATATAATCAAGTTGCAACAGTGCAGTTTATTACAACTGTGTAAACAAAAATAGGTATTTCTTTAATGGCACTCTTCATGACCAAATTCTGGCATACAGAATCTcagcagaaggcaaaggaaactttaacaaagaaaacaaaacccccagtCGAACAGTACATGAGCCTGGCCAAAATGGCCCAATCTatatttctgaagagaaaaaaaaagtgtcctTCGGaattttgcttgcttgctttacGTAAAttcagtctgattttttttccaaggcatCAATCCAGCATGTGAAATGTTTTCACTGTTATTGAATGATACGAACAAAGATCATGTGAATCTCTTAATCATGGCCATGTGAATACCTCCTACAGTGGCATTATTAAAGGAGACAAGAGATGGTTTGGGAATGTTATTGTCTGTATAGCATAACACATGCAGAAGATATTCcttagaaagcaaaaataagttattgagaaataaaatctatCAAAGAAACTTCTTTGTGCGTAAATATCTAAGAGAAAAAATAGTGTCTTACTTTCCTGTAACAGAAGTAAACAGTTGATTATGAGACAATGTACATGCTGTAAACCGTAAGATGGGATTTGAACTTGAAACACAGTCATCTCAAGCAGATTTTAAATATTAGCACCTAAAATGGAATTGGGGTTTAAACAATTATAGTAGCTTTCAAGTCACACATTAGTTATGGCTTGCTTGATGGACACAATTTTGCCAGCGATGTTTTAGTGCTCTGTGAGATCCTCTTAATAAAGAAACATAGGTCTGAATGCCACTACATTTTACATGTGTACCTTTCATACAGGAAGTTTTGCATATGTTCCATCTGCAGAGAGAAGGCTCCACAGTAGCAGGAGGTATAGATAGAACAAAGAAGTTACAGTTATTaaaaaacactggaaaactgGGAGTACGTGATATAATTAGAAGCTGGTATCTTCAGTTTACAGAAAGCTATAAATTTGCTCACTTAAAAAAAGACACCCAACATGTGCTTACTCACATGCTGACACAGAGTTCATGcaagctattaaaaaagaaaacaacttatAAATGTTACCCTTCAGAAATTCTGCATGTACTTCATCCTCAATTAAACTGAAGCCCCCTCAGAAACAACAGGGACCTAATGTGCAGATTGACTCGAGTAACATGTAATTGCTTCCTCTGTAATGAGAAGTGAACAGCAGTATCAAACAGGAAATTTCCTTGACTCGTGCTTCGTTTCAAACACTGTCAACTCCAAATCCAGGTTCACTTGTCATTACACAATAAGgctacctttaaaaaaaaaaaaaaaaaagaaagaaaagaaaagaaaaaaagaagctattttCGTGGAGGAAGGACATTTTCTTCATAATAGCCTGGATTTACTACATTTCCAGCTGGATCATATCTAGCCACCACAAACGTTGAGCCATCACTAGCAGATGCTTTTCCAACTCCCATCTTTTTTGTGCTCTTCCAAACCATTGCCGTGAAGTGacctgaagagagaaaacataGGCATTCATTTTAGGTACTAAATCTGTAGCACTCCCTTTAACACATGAGgagtgaggaaagaaagaacaataaaaaaatgatTCTTTCCCTAACTGGAGAACAAGCTAAGAACATTGAAAAACCCTGCATTTAGCATTTTGTCTTGAAACAGCCTGATCTGGTCTGGTTCCTCACTACCATTCCTATTTCCACGTCCAAATAAGAATATCTTGTAGGAGAATCAAGAACGAAGTAGTTTGATGAGTATCTGACATAAAATTCAACAGACATCATGGTCTATACTCCCTGCAGTGTGAACAGCAGTTCTGACAGTGACTAATATTCATTTGCTTTAACCACCTCATGCTCCCCCATGTATCTGCATCTGCAGCTATTAAAAATGATACTGTTTTTGTGGCTTCTTCTGTCTAGTTGTAATAGCCACCCCTGCATTGTGCTGCTCCACCAGTTGTTCCCTCTATGCATAGACAAATCCCATGGGTGAAAAGCATGATTTTCTTCATCTGAAACAAGCTCAGGTGTATCTCTTGCTTGAACATTATTCAAGGAACAATGTTCTTATGTTCATTAAACACTGGATTGTCAATATGCAGCCAACGGCCTGTTCCTGATCTCCACATTATATATGAAGTGATCTCTgtgtgatgatgatgatgtaaTTTGGTAGAAGGCACATGTCAATGTAAACACCAGCATAGCACATTTAGTAAGAAACCTATATGATCCTAATTTAGTATTTTCTATTAATTAATTTGCCTTAAAAATAAGTTGCCTTTTAAAAACTTTGGAGTTGGAGGAAAACTACAgtattaaaaaccccacaaaatctGCTTACTTCTTCATTTCTCAGTTTCCTTTTACCCTTCTGTTAATTTCTAACATTTGAGGAAATGCAAGATTTTTTTCACCTCTAttctttttcctaagaaaagaaGGTAGATTCTCAAAAAATGCCAAACAACTTGGCTCACCAATTTCTTAACATAAAAGCTGTTTTTTGAAGAGACAGTGCCCAGTCTGACCTTACCTGTCCCAGAAGAAAACCCTGGGTTTTGAAAGCTGTAATTTTTGATTTCATTGTACCATCTGTCAGCCACATCCTTtcctgaaagacaaaagaaatctGCTGTGGAATCGTGATATAAGCACAGATACACACAGCCTGTCTAGCAAGATCATCTGTTAATAGCTGGCAAGAACTTCTAGAAACATGGAGAAACAGTCTTTTTACTGAAGAGAGTTGTTGAAATACAGGTAACAGGGTAGTGCATGTAACTTACCAAATTATTACTGTTTTGCAAGAGCTGTAGCTACTCagtcatcatagaatcatagaattgtttaggttggaaaagacctgtaagaccatcaagtccaaccattaacctaacactgccaactccatcactaaaccatgtccccaggtgccacatctacacatcttctAAATACCTCCAGATCACAGCTGTGTAAGGTCTATGACTATGGCCAGTGATGTAGTTCTACATGCCTGTGGGTCTCTAAGGTTGATGTTTGCCAAAGAAATaatcctttcttgttttctgttgaaCAGATTAGGAGATTGATAGAAAGGAGCAGATTCTGATAACCTGCAGTGGGCTCCTGTGGAACAGGCAGCACAGAGGGCAGGAGC
This sequence is a window from Lathamus discolor isolate bLatDis1 chromosome 2, bLatDis1.hap1, whole genome shotgun sequence. Protein-coding genes within it:
- the GLIPR2 gene encoding Golgi-associated plant pathogenesis-related protein 1 encodes the protein MGKSASKQFAEEVLKAHNDYRKKHGVPPLKLCKKLNRGAQQYAEELATTRVLKHSSESANGKCGENLAWASYDQPGKDVADRWYNEIKNYSFQNPGFSSGTGHFTAMVWKSTKKMGVGKASASDGSTFVVARYDPAGNVVNPGYYEENVLPPRK